CGGTCTCGACGTGCACATGCAGCCTCGCGGAAGATGGTGCGGGTGGCGGTGGATCAGTTGCCGCCCTCCTGCAGCTCGACCTCGATGGGCTCGAAGGACTCGCCGAACACGTCGACGCCGTCGGCCTCCAGCTCATCGAGCGCCTGCTGGATGTACTGGTTGTCGTATGCCGTCGCCGGAGGCTCTTCGGTGATGAGCCGCGCACCGGTCTCGTTGACGGCGGCGAGGGCGCCCTCGACGGTCTGAGTCCACGCCGCTTCGTCGATGATTCCGATGCCGTCCGCCGCGGGCCAGATGAGCTTGTTGGTCTCGTTCATCATCCACAGCTCGTGGCTCGGGCCCCAGCCCGACCCCGACGCGAGGGTGATGTCGGCGGCCTCCTCGGGATTGTCGCGCGCAAACGCCCACCCCTTGATGACGGCCTTCAGGAACGCCACGGCCGTCTCGGCGTACGCCTCGTCGGACTCCAGACGCTCGGTGTCGGCCCAGATGGCGTCCTGCAGCATGGCTCCGACGGTGTCCTGGTAGCTGATGACCGAGAAGTCCTCGGGCTGGTACAGCTCGCCGGTGTCGGGGTCGACGGTCTCGAGCAGCTGGGCGTACTCGTTGTAGGTCATCGCCTGCGCCGCGTCGATGTCGCCCTGCAGGAAGGCGTTCATGTTGAAGTCCTGCGTGATGATCTCCACGGTCGTGGAGTCCAGACCCTCGGCGGCCATCGCCGCGAAGATCTCCCACTCGTTGCCGAACCCCCACGAGCCGATCCGCTTGCCCTCGAAGTCGGCGACCGACTCGATGCCCGCGTCGGCCCACGAGACCTGGAGGGTGCCCGAGCGCTGGAAGATCTGGGCGATGTTCGTGAGGTTGGCGCCCGCCTCGATCGAGCCGAGCACCTTGGGCACCCAGGCGATGGCGAAGTCGACGTCGCCGGCGGCGAGGGCGTCCTGCGGCACGATGTCGCCGCCGGACGGGATGATCTCCACCTCCAGACCCTCTTCTTCGAAGAAGCCCTGGTCGGCGGCGGCGAAGTAGCCGGCGAACTGCGCCTGCGGCAGCCACTGCAGCTGGAGCGTCACCGGGGTCAGCTCGTCGTCGGAGCCGCCGCCCGAGGCGTCACCCGAACCCGAATCAGAGCCGCCGCCCGAGCAGGCGGTGAGGACGAGCGCCGCAGTCAGCGCGGCTGCTCCGGCCGCGAGCACGCGGCGTGTGCTGTGTCTCATGATGGTTCCCTTCGAATCCCTTCCGGGATCACGTCGTGCGATGGGATGGTGCGGTGCCGGCCCCGCCGGGTGCGGGGACGCTGTCGGGGGCGGGCGTCATCGCGCACCTCCGGGAGAGATGCGGCGCAGGACCAGACGTTCGAGCGCCGCGGTGACCAGGAAGAACACGAGCCCCAGCGCGATGGCCGCGGCGACATAGGCCCAGGCGCGCGCATACGCGCTCGTGGCGGCCGAGGTGGAGATGAAGCTCCCCAGGCCCCCGCGCGGCCCGCCGAAGTACTCGGCCACCAGGGCGGAGATGACCGCGAGCGAGCTGGCGATCCGGATGCCGGTGAGAAGGAACGGCGCGGCCGTCGGCAGCGTCACCACGCGGAAGGCCTGCGACGAGCTGGCGGCGTAGCTGCGCATGAGGTCGCGGTGCACCGGGCGGGTCTGACGAAGGCCGCGGAGGGTGTTGACGAAGACGGGAACGAACGACGCCAGAGCCGCGATCGCCTGGCGCCCGAACTGGCTGTCGGCACCGAACATCGAGTTCAGCACCGGGGCCAGCGCCACGATCGGCACGACCGCGAGTGCGGCGACGACCGGCGCCGACATCCCGTCGACGGCCTGCCACCGTGCGGCGAGGGCCGCGAGCAGCACAGCGAGGACGGTGCCGACGACGAGTCCCAGGAGCGCGTTCGTTCCGGTGACGAGGGTCGCGTCGGCGATCGCGGGGGCGAAGGCGATGAACTCCTCCGCGATGGCCGCGGGACTGGGAAGCAGGTAGTCCGAGACGCCGACGACCCCGACCAGCAGCTGCCACACGCCGAGGAAGATCAGCCCGACGACGATCGGGGCGATGATCCGGAGGCGCTCGGCGGTTGCGGCTGTCATCGCATCTCCCGGGTCGCGGCGCGCTCGCCGTCGGTCTCGCCGTGGAGGGCCGCGCGCACAGCGGTCACGCTGTCGAAGAAGACGGATGCCTCGCGCAGGGCCTCGTCGCGACGGGTGGCCCCGAAGCTCACATCCACCACCGAGGTGATCCGCCCCGGGCGTGGCGACATGACGACCACCCGATCCGAGAGGAAGACCGCCTCGGGGATGGAGTGGGTGACGAAGACGACGGCCGCGCCGGTCTCGGTCGCGATGCGCGCGAGCTCGGTCTGCATGCGCTCGCGCGTCATCTCGTCCAGGGCGCCGAACGGCTCATCCATCAGCAGCAGCCGCGGCTGCTCGGCGAGGGCGCGCGCGATCGCGACGCGCTGCTGCATCCCTCCTGACAGCTGGTCGGGGTACCGGTCGGCGAAGTCGGTGAGTCCGACCATCTCGGTGAGCTCGGTCACGCGCGTTCGCCGATCGGCGGCGCCGACGCCGTGGATCTCCAGGGGCAGAGCGATGTTCGCCGCCACGGTGCGCCAGGGCAGGAGACCCGCCTGCTGGAAGGCGATGCCGTAGTCCTGGTCGCGGCGGGCGCGGGAGGGGTCTTTGCCGAAGACCTCGATGTGCCCCGACGATGCCGTGTCGAGGTCGGCGATGAGCCGCAGGAGCGTCGACTTTCCGCACCCGGACGGACCGATCAGCGACACGAACTCGCCGGGGGCGACGGTGAGGTCGACCGCGGTGAGAGCCTGCACCTCGCCCGATGCCGAGGCGAAGGTCTTGGTCACGTCGGTCACCGAGACCGCCGCTGTCGCGGTGACCGGTGGGGCGGTGGGGGTGGGGGCGCTCATGCGGTGACCTCGCCTCGTCGATAGTTCTTCAGGATGACGCCGAGGACCGCGATCGATCCGGCGGCGATGAGCCCGAGAGCCACAGCGCCGAAGATCGGGCCCCAGGCCTTGGCGGGGTCGCCCGAGGCCTGGCCGGCGAACTGGATGAGGAGCCGGCCGATCCCGCCCTGGAGGCCCGTGGACACCTCGGCGACGACCGCGCCGACGACGGCGTTCGCCGCCCCGAGACGCAGGGCCGGAAGGAGGTAGGGCACCGCGGCCGGGAGCCGCAGGCGCCACAGGGTCTGCCAGTATCCGGCGGAGTAGGTGTGGAAGAGCTCGGCGTGGAGGCGCTCCGGGGACTGCAGCCCGCGGAGGGCGCCGACGGCGATGGGGAAGAACGCGAGGTAGGAGGCGATCACGGCCACCGACATCCAGTCCTGCCACTGAGCGCCGGCGATCTCGATCCGAGACCCCCAGCTGCGGACGATCGGCGCAAAGGCGATCAGCGGGACGGTCTGGCTGAGGATGATCCAGGGGAGAAGTCCCCACTCCGCCAGCTGCCAGCGCTGCATCACCAGGGCGAGCGCCATGCCGATCACAAGGCCCACGAGCCATCCGGCCGCCGCGATCCCCAGCGTGGTGAGGGCCGCGAGGGCCACCGCCGCCCAGAGCGGGGGAGAGCCGTCCTGCCGGGTGACGGGTTCTGCCAGACGGATCACCATGTCCCAGACGTGGGGCATGGCGAGGTCGGTGGTGCGCGGGAGGATGCGCACGTCGCCGACGATCACCCCGTTCTCGGGCGCGAGGAGCTTGTACACCTCCCAGAGCAGGATGACGGCGGCGACGCCGACGACGCCCCAGAGCCACGCCGCGCCCCGGCGCCCGCCCCGGCGTCCGCCGGGGCGGGCGGCACGGACCGAGGTGGACCGGGCCGCGGCGGTGACGACGTCGGGAGCGACATCCGTTCTCGTCATCCCGACCTCACTTCTTGGCCGCCACGTGCGCCTGCAGGGCCGGGATCACGGTCTCGCCGTAGACGCGGAGGGTCTCCTCCTTGTTGTCGTGCTGCAGGTACCCCGCGAACTGGGTGACCCCGAGGGCCCGGAGCTGCTCGAGTTTGGCGATGTGCTCCTCGGCGGTGCCGAGGATGCAGAACCGCTCGACGATCTCGTCGGGCACGAAGTCGACGTGGTCGTTGTCGGCCTTGCCGTGGGTGTTGTAGTCGTAGCCGGTGCGTCCCGCGATGTACTCGGTGAGCGCATCGGGAACGGCCCCGTGCTGGCCGTACTTGGCCACGATGTCGGCGACGTGGTTGCCGACCATGCCCCCGAACCACCGGCACTGCTCGCGCATGTGCGCGCGGTCGGTGCCGATGTACATGGGCGCCGCCACGCAGAACGCGATGCTGTCGGGGTCGCGGCCGGCGGCCTCGGCGGCCTCGCGCACCGTGGTGATCATCCACGCGGCGATGTCGAGGTCGGCCAGCTGCAGGATGAAGCCGTCGCCGACCTCCCCGGTGAGCTTGAGGGCGAGGGGACCGTAGGCGGCGACCCACACGTCGAGCTCCGACCCGCGGCTCCAGGGGAACTGCAGGGTGGCGCCGTTGTACTCCACCGGGCGCGAGTTGCCGAGCTCGCGGATGACGTGGATCGACTCCCGCAGCTCCTTCAGCGTCGTCGGCTTGCCGTTCGTCACCCGCACGGCCGAGTCGCCCCGGCCGATGCCGCAGATGGTGCGGTTGCCATACATCTCGTTGAGGGTCGCGAACACCGAGGCGGTGACCGTCCAGTCGCGGGTGGCCGGGTTCGTCACGAACGGCCCGACGATGACGCGCGTGGTCTCGGCGAGGATCGCCGAGTGGATGACGTACGGCTCCTGCCACAGCAGGTGCGAGTCGAAGGTCCACACGTGACTGAACCCGTGCGCCTCGGCGAGCTTCGCCAGCTGCACGGTGCGGGCCGCGGGCGGGTTGGTCTGCAGGACGACACCGAAGTCCATGGCCGTCACACCTTCCGGTCGTTGAGCGAGCGAAGCGAGACGAAACGCCCGACGGGAGCAGGCGCGCTCATACGAGGTACTGGCTCAGGCCACGGCGCAGGTACTGCCCGTCGCCCTTGCTGCCGTGGTACATGCCGCCGTCGACGATGACCTTGCCGCGGGAGATGACGGTGTCGACGTGACCGTCGACCTCGAAGCCCTCCCACGCCGAATGATCCATGTTCATGTGGTGACTGGCCGCCGAGATGGTGGTGTGTCCGTGGGGGTCGTAGACCACGACATCGCCGTCGGCACCGGGCTGGATCACCCCCTTCTTGCCGTACAGGCCGAACATCCGCGCCGGGGTCGTGGAGGTCAGCTCCACCCAGCGCTCGAGCGTGATCTTCCCGGTGACGACGCCCTGGTACATGAGGTCCATGCGGTGCTCGACGGAGCCGATCCCATTGGGGATTGCGCGGAAGTCATCCTTCCCCAGCTCCTTCTGCCCCTTCATGCAGAACGGGCAGTGGTCGGTGGAGACCATCTGGATGTCGTTCGTGCGCAGGGCTTGCCACATGTGGTGCTGATGACCCTCGCTGCGGCTGCGCAGCGGCGTGGAGCACACCCACTTCGCACCCTCGAACTGACCCCACTCCTCGCTGAACGCGCCCAGCTGCTCCTCGAGCGAGAGGTAGAGGTACTGCGGGCAGGTCTCGCCGAAGACGTTCCAGCCCTGGTCGCGCGCCCAGGCCAGCTGGTCCACGGCCTGCTTGGCGCTGACGTGCACCACGTACAGCGGGGCGCCGGTGAGGTTCGCCAGCATGATCGCGCGGTGGGTGGCCTCCTCCTCCATCTGCCACGCGCGGGCGATGCCGTGGTAGTACGGCGCCTTCTTGCCGACCTCGGCGAGCTGGGCGGCCAGCACGTCGATGGCGGGGCCGTTCTCGGCGTGCATCATCGTCAGCAGGCCCGTGTCGGCCGACTTCTGCATCGCCCGCAGGATCTGGGCGTCGTCGGAGTAGAACACCCCGGGGTAGGCCATGAAGAGCTTGAAGCTCGTCACCCCCTCGTCGATGAGGGAGTCCATCGCCCGGAGCGAGTCGTCGTCGACCCCGCCGATGATCTGGTGGAACCCGTAATCGATCGCGCAGTTGCCGGCGGCCTTGTCGTGCCATGCGGCGAGTCCGTCTTCGACGCGCTCGCCGTAGCGCTGCACGGCGAAGTCGATGATGCTCGTCGTCCCGCCCCACGCGGCGGCGCGCGTGCCGGTCTCGAAGGTGTCCGAGGCGGCGGTGCCCCCGAAGGGCAGCTCCATGTGGGTGTGGGCGTCGATGCCGCCCGGAATCACGTACTTACCGGTCGCGTCGATGACGGTGTCGACGGATGCCGCCAGGTCGGTGCCCAGCAGCTGCGAACCGGGTGCCAGCACCGCGACGATGGTCTCGCCGTCGATGAGCACGTCGGCCTCGCCGCGGCCGGTCGCGGAGACGACGGTGCCTCCGGTGATGAGTGTGGTGGTCATGCTCGATCCCTTCCTGCGTGCGCTGCGCGACTCACGGCTTCGCGATCCGGGTGTACGAGTCGGGACGGCGATCGCGATAGAACTGCCAGTCGTCGCGCATCTCCCGCACCATCTCCATGTCGAGGTCGCGCACGAGGATCTCCTCCTCGGTGCCCGAGCCGCGCTCGCCGACGAAGTTGCCGCGCGGGTCGATCACCTGGCTGGTGCCGTAGAAGTCCACGGCGAGGTCGCCGTACTCGTTGTCCTCGCGGCCCACCCGGTTGGGCTGCAGCACGAAGTAGCCGTTGGCGACCGCGGCCGCGGGTCCCTCCACCTCCCAGAGCCGGTTGGACAGGCCGGGCTTGGTGGCGTTGGGGTTGAACACCATGTGCGCGTCGGCGAGGCCGAGTTCGCGCCATCCCTCGGGGAAGTGCCGGTCGTAGCAGATGTACATGCCGATCCGGCCGACGGCGGTGTCGAAGACGGGGTAGCCGAGGTTCCCCGGACGGAAGTAGAACTTCTCCCAGAACCGGTCGAGGTGCGGGAGGTGGTGCTTGCGGTACTTCCCGAGGATGGTGCCGTCGGCATCGACCAGCACCGCGGTGTTGTAGTAGACCCCGGTCTCGGCCTCCTCGTAGATGGGGAGGACCATCACCGTGCCCAGCTCCTTGGCGACCGCGGCGAAGCGCTGCACGATCGGGCCGTCGGCGGCCTCGGCGAAGCGGTAGTACTTCTTGTCCTGCGTGATCCCGAAGTAGGGGCCGTAGAACAGCTCCTGGAAGCACACCACCTGTGCGCCCTGAGCGGCGGCATCCCGGGCGAAGCCCTCGTGCTTGTCGAGCATCGACGCCTTGTCGCCGGTCCACGTGGTCTGTGTGATCGCTGCGCGCACCATCGTCATCTACGCATCTCCATCCGTGTCGTCCAGTACTTCTTCGTGCTGACGCCGACGGGGACCGGTGTCGGGACCGTCCGGTGAGTACTCACCCCGTGGACTGATCCTTCTTCCCAGACGTTTCCCGCCGGTTTCGGCCTGTGTCCGGACAGTAAAGCCTCGGGCCGCGCGCCCACAAGGGGCGGTCGCCGCGTCGCGGAGATACATCGGAGGACGGATGCCACGCGGCATCCACTCCTCTACCGTGAAACGGTGTTCCGACCGCTTCGTCCCCTCCAGACCGCGACCGACATCGCGCTGGCGGCCGGTTTCTTCTTCGTCGCCGTCGTCTTCGAGCTGAACGCGGGTGTCGGGGTGGTCGGACCGCCCACCGGGACGCTGGCGGTGCTCGGCGTCATCGGTTACGTGCTGCTGTTCAGCGTGGCGCTGGGGTTCCGCCGGTTCTCGCCGGGGGTCGCCCTGGCGCTGGCGTGGGCGGGCGCCCTTCTGCAGATGAGCCTGCTGCGCGGGCCGAGCCTGGTCGACTTCGCGATCTTCGGGGTGCTCTACGCCACGGCGGCCTACGGGAGCATCCGGGTGTTCTGGGCCGGGCTCGCGTCGGCGGTGACGGGCGCCGTCGTCATCACCCTCTATCTGTACCTCGGGCCGCTCTACTCCGCGCCCCTCGACCTCTCGGTGCTCCCCATCGCGGTGATCGTGCTCGGGGGATCCACCTTCGCGCTGATGCTCGCCTGGACCTGCGGCGCCCTCGTGCGCACCGCGCGGCGCGCGCGCGAGAACCGCCTCGCCCGGGAGCGCGCCGAAGAGGAGGCGCGGTCGGAGTTCGAGCGCGCGCGGATCGCGCGCGACATGCACGACGTCGTCGCCCACTCGCTGGCGGTAGTCGTCGCTCAGGCCGATGGGGCGCGGTACGCCGCGGCGGCCGATCCGCAGGCGGCGACGGCCGCCCTGCAGACGATCTCGTCGACGGCTCGCGCCGCGCTCGCCGACGTGCGGCTGCTCCTGACGCAGCTGCGCCACAGCCAGGGCGACGGCCCGCAGCCGGGCCTGGCCGACCTCGAGGAGCTGTGGGCGCAGGTGCGCGCCGCGGGGGTCGACCTGCGCGTCGACATCGACCCCGCCCCGCCGGGCGAGCCGCCGGCATCGGTGCAGATCGCCGTCTACCGCATCCTGCAGGAGGCGTTGACGAACGCGCTGCGGCACGGGCGCGGCGAAGTCTCCGTGCGGCTGGGGTGGCACGCCGATCGCGTGGAGCTCGCGGTGCGCAACGCCAGGGCGGTCGACGGTGCGCCATCGGCCGACGGCCCACGGGGCCACGGCGTGATCGGCATGCGCGAGCGCGCCCAGCTGGTGGGCGGGCGGCTGGAGGCCGGCGAGGACGGTGACGACTGGGTCGTCTCGGCGACGGTGCCGATCGGGGCGACCGTATGAGCGGGGGCGACGGGGCGATCCGCGTCGTGCTGGTGGACGATCAGGCGCTGTTCCGCGCGGGGATTCGCATGGTGGTCGATTCCCAGCCCGACCTCGAGGTCGTCGGCGAAGCCGCCGACGGGCGCGAGGCGCTCGCGGTCGTGCGGGCGGCACGGCCCGACGTGGTGCTGATGGACATCCGGATGCCGGTGATGGACGGCCTCGCCGCCACCGCCGAGCTGCTGCGCGACCCTGATCCGCCGCGCGTGGTGATGCTGACGACGTTCGACCTCGACGAGGCGGCGGCGCGGGCGATCCGCGGGGGAGCGAGCGGCTTCCTGCTCAAGGACGCCGACCCCGAGTTCCTCCTGGCCGCGATCCGCACCGTCCACGCGGGGTCGGCGGTGATCGCCGCATCGGCGACCCGTGATCTGTTCGCCCGGTTCGCCGACGCCGCGCCGCGCCCCGTTCCTCCCGCGTACGGCGGTCTCACCGAGCGCGAGCGAGAGATCTTCGCGCTCGCCGCGCGGGGGCTCTCCAATGCCGAGATCGCCGCCCGGGAGTACCTCTCGGAGGCCACGGTCAAGACGCACATCAGTCGCATCCTGACCAAGCTCGCGCTCCGCGATCGCGTGCAGCTGGTGGTCTTCGCCTTCGAGCACGGCCTGGCCTGAGCGCGCCGCGCGAGGCGTGGGCGGACTGCGTGCCGGGTCGAGGTGGCGCAGATGGTCGCGTTCGGCTGTTGCGGCCGACCATCTGTGCCACCTGAGTGCGTGGGCCCTTATCGAGGTGTCGCGGATGGTCGCGTTCGGCTGTTGCAGCCGACCATCTGTGCCACCTGAGTGCGTGGGTTCTCATCGAGGTGTCGCGGATGGTCGCGTTCGGGTGTTGCAGCCGACCATTTGTGCCACCTGAGTGCGTGGGTTCTCATCGAGGTGTCGCGGATGGTCGCGTTCGGGTGTTGCAGCCGACCATCTGTGCCACCTGGCTGCGTGGGGCCGGGTACTCCTGCGAGGGTCGCGCGGACCGAGGTGACGCAGATGGTCGCGGTGAGGCTCTGAATCCGACCAGTCGCGCCACCTCCGCGCGCGCCCGGGGGCTGCGCCCTCGCGGAAGCCCGGCCCTGCGTCATCCTTCCGATGTACACGGATCGACCCCGCGGCCGACGCGCCCGCACCCCGCCGATTCCTAGCGTCGAAGGCATGCACATCTCCTCCACAGACCTGGGCCTGGCTGCCCGGGTGCAGCAGCTGACCAAGACCTACGGCACGGGCGACAGCGCGGTGCGCGCGCTCGACGGCGTGACCATCGGCATCCGCCGCGGCGAGTTCACCGCGATCATGGGCCCGTCCGGCTCGGGCAAGTCCACGCTCATGCACGTCATGGCAGGACTCGACGCTCCGACGTCGGGCCGCGCGTGGCTCGGCGACACCGAGATCACCGGCCTGACCGACCTCGAGCTCACCATCCTGCGCCGCCGCCGCGTCGGGTTCGTCTTCCAGGCGTTCAACCTCGTGCCGACCCTCGACGCGATCGGCAACATCCTGCTGCCCTTCGACCTCGACGGGCGGCGTCCCTCCGCACTGGAGCGCGCGCGCATCGATCGGCTCGTCGCATCGCTCGGGCTCTCCTCACGGCTCGGCCACCGCCCGCATCAGCTCTCCGGGGGGCAGCAGCAGCGCGTCGCGATCGCCCGCGCCCTCGCCACCGCCCCCGACGTGGTGTTCGCCGACGAGCCGACCGGCAATCTCGACTCCCGCAGCGGCCGCGAAGTGCTGCGCCTTCTCGCCGATGCCAGCCGCGAGCACGGCCAGTCGATCGCGATGGTCACCCACGACCCCGTGGCAGCCAGTCACGCCGACCGCGTGATCGTGCTCGGCGACGGCCGCATCGCCGCCGACAAGCCGCGACAGAGCGCCGAGGAGATCTCGGCCTTCCTCCTCGCCGGCGAGCTGTCGGGCCCCGCATCCGCGCAGGTGACGGCATGAGCGCGGTCGCCCTGGCGGAGGGAACAGACCGGATGGCGCGGACCGCCGCCCCGCGATGGGCCTTCCTGCGCGAGCGCGGCATGGGCGCGAGCATCCTCGTCGCAGCCATCTCGAGCGCCTTCGGCGTGCTCCTCGTCTCGGTCACGGGGTACCTGGCTGCAATCCTCCGCGCCGACCCCTACATCGGAGACAGCGGGACGCTGGCCTTCGTGCTGAGCTTCCTCACCGTCATCCTCGTCGGCGTCGCCGTCTACGTCGCCGGGATCGTCACCGCGAACACGTTCGCCACGGTGATCGCCGGGCGCACCCGGCAGATCGCGCTCATGCGCCTCATCGGCGCCTCGGCGCGCGCGCAGCGCCAGGAGGTCGCCCGACAGGGACTCGTCGTCGGCATCATCGGCGCTCTCAGCGGCCTCGTCGCCGGCACCGGCGTCGCCGCGCTCGGCGTGGTCGTCGGCACCGAGCTGCTGGGGCTCGACGGCGTTTCGTACGGTGTCGTCACGGGAGAGCTCCTGGTGCCCGCGGTCATCGTCGCGCTCACGACCTGGGTCGCGGCGTGGGCAGGATCGCGGCGGGTGCTGACCGTCACCCCGATGCAGGCCCTCGGGGGCGCCGTCGAGGCCACGCGTGAGGAGGTCGTCCGTCGCACCGGACGCAACCTCACCTCCGTCGTGCTGTTCGCCGTCGGCGGCGCGCTTCTCGCAGCTGGCGTCGCGCTCGGGCTCATCACCCCGCTGGGAGTCGCCGTCGCGTTCATCGGCGGCATCCTGTCCTTCACCGGCATCGCGCTCGGCGCGACCCTTCTCATGCCTCCGGTCCTGCGGCTGATCGGTCGCCTGTTCGGAGGGTCGGCGACGGCGCGGCTGGCCGCCGAGAACGCGCTGCGCTACCCCGAGCGCTCGAGCCGCATGGCGATCGGGGTGGTGATGGGCGTGACGCTCGTGACGATGTTCGCCGTCGCCATCGAGTCGACCAAGGCGGTGCTCACCGCGTCGGCGGGTGGCGAGCTGCCGACCGAGATGGCGGCGGTGCTCGACACCTTCGCCGCGGTCATGATGGGGCTCGTGGCCGTCTCGGCGGTGATCGCCGCGGTGGGCCTGGTGAACCTCCTCACCCTCGGTGTCGTGCAGCGCCGTCGCGAGCTCGGGCTCCTCCGCGCCCTCGGACTC
The Microbacterium sp. SLBN-154 DNA segment above includes these coding regions:
- a CDS encoding ABC transporter permease, whose protein sequence is MSAVALAEGTDRMARTAAPRWAFLRERGMGASILVAAISSAFGVLLVSVTGYLAAILRADPYIGDSGTLAFVLSFLTVILVGVAVYVAGIVTANTFATVIAGRTRQIALMRLIGASARAQRQEVARQGLVVGIIGALSGLVAGTGVAALGVVVGTELLGLDGVSYGVVTGELLVPAVIVALTTWVAAWAGSRRVLTVTPMQALGGAVEATREEVVRRTGRNLTSVVLFAVGGALLAAGVALGLITPLGVAVAFIGGILSFTGIALGATLLMPPVLRLIGRLFGGSATARLAAENALRYPERSSRMAIGVVMGVTLVTMFAVAIESTKAVLTASAGGELPTEMAAVLDTFAAVMMGLVAVSAVIAAVGLVNLLTLGVVQRRRELGLLRALGLTAPQVRRVVLLEAAHLTIAALATGLVLGVAYGWAGAQSLLGSVPGDPSLAPGPTFVWPAVPLVPVLVVVTATAVLTLVAAVVPTRLATRVAPVEALAE